One genomic region from Besnoitia besnoiti strain Bb-Ger1 chromosome Unknown contig00088, whole genome shotgun sequence encodes:
- a CDS encoding putative apocytochrome b (encoded by transcript BESB_081230) yields MYQLRRVASPMLLNINSYVELSHPDNSIPVNRFVTPLHIVPEWYFLAYYAVLKVIPSKTGGLLVFMLSTCQ; encoded by the coding sequence atgtaccaattaaggcgtgtagcatctcctatgctccttaacatcaacagctatgtcgaattatcgcacccagataactccataccagtgaaccggtttgtaactccgcttcatatcgtacctgaatggtactttttagcatattatgcggtgttaaaagtaatcccatccaaaaccggtggtttgttagtatttatgttatcaacatgtcaatga
- a CDS encoding cytochrome b (encoded by transcript BESB_081240) yields the protein MPTSSIMLSKSKVCSYLPYYLIGLIFLQTAFGLIELSHPDNSIPVNRFVTPLHIVPEWYFLAYYAVLKVIPSKTGGLLVLCYQHVNEISTTMKLIWLT from the exons atgcctacaagctctataatgctaagcaaatctaaag tttgttcctatctaccatattatctaattggtttaattttcttacaaacggcttttggtttgattgaattatcgcacccagataactccataccagtgaatcggtttgtaactccgcttcatatcgtacctgaatggtactttttagcatattatgcggtgttaaaagtaatcccatccaaaaccggtggtttgttagtattatgttatcaacatgtcaatgaaatatcaacaacgatgaaacttatttggttaacataa